From the genome of Phytohabitans rumicis, one region includes:
- a CDS encoding sialidase family protein, with amino-acid sequence MSSFPNPGNYVPDPNDTSGYSSDNQGILWVTPDPTRRTIYVGVADKENILYRSTDAGATWERVPGQPTGYLPHKGVLDHVGGFLYLATSDTAGPYDGGRGEVWRLNTGTGEWARITPDPNGGWGYSGLTIDRQNPTTLMVATQISWWPDTVFFRSTDRGATWTRAWDFLGWPDRANRYDIDISESPWLTWNSTPAPPEQAPKLGWMTESVEIDPFDSDHLLYGTGATVYGTDNLTDWDAGGTVHISVRARGLEETAVQDLISPPEGAHLLSAVLDVGGFVHTDFTRPGTMYANPTISSTTSLDFAGLAPAVIVRSGNGNAPRFGISTDGGTTWTPAATEPPGVSGGGTVAVGADGSRTVWAPGGAPVSWSADGGATWTAAAGVPQGATVESDRVDPARFYAVAGGVFYASADGGATFAATPATGLPAEGNVRFKALPGKAGDVWLAGGNATSGVYGLWHSTDGGASFTRLSNVDEADAVGFGKGGNIFITAKVRGVRGIFRSADAGRRWQRINDDRHQYAWTGAAITGDPRVYGRVYLATNGRGSSTASRRMYLCRLNNKKEGSEN; translated from the coding sequence GTGAGCAGCTTCCCGAACCCGGGCAACTACGTACCGGACCCGAACGACACCAGCGGCTACTCCAGCGACAACCAGGGCATCCTCTGGGTGACGCCCGATCCGACGAGGCGCACCATCTACGTCGGCGTCGCGGACAAGGAGAACATCCTCTACCGCTCCACCGACGCCGGCGCGACCTGGGAGCGGGTGCCCGGTCAGCCAACCGGCTACCTCCCGCACAAGGGCGTCCTGGACCACGTGGGCGGCTTCCTCTACCTCGCGACGAGCGACACCGCCGGGCCGTACGACGGGGGCAGGGGCGAGGTGTGGCGGCTGAACACGGGCACGGGCGAGTGGGCGCGGATCACCCCAGATCCAAACGGCGGATGGGGCTACAGCGGACTCACCATCGACCGGCAGAACCCCACCACCCTCATGGTGGCGACGCAGATCTCCTGGTGGCCGGACACCGTCTTCTTCCGCAGCACGGACCGCGGCGCGACGTGGACCCGGGCCTGGGACTTCCTCGGCTGGCCGGACCGGGCCAACCGGTACGACATCGACATCTCCGAGTCGCCCTGGCTGACCTGGAACAGCACGCCCGCGCCGCCCGAGCAGGCGCCGAAGCTGGGCTGGATGACCGAGTCGGTGGAGATCGACCCGTTCGACTCCGACCACCTGCTCTACGGCACCGGCGCGACCGTCTACGGCACCGACAACCTCACCGACTGGGACGCCGGCGGGACGGTGCACATCTCCGTACGGGCGCGCGGGCTGGAGGAGACCGCGGTGCAGGACCTGATCAGCCCGCCGGAGGGCGCGCACCTGCTGTCGGCCGTCCTCGACGTGGGCGGCTTCGTGCACACGGACTTCACCCGGCCGGGCACCATGTACGCCAACCCGACCATCAGCAGCACCACGAGCCTGGACTTCGCCGGGCTCGCCCCCGCCGTCATCGTCCGGTCCGGCAACGGCAACGCGCCGCGGTTCGGTATCTCCACCGACGGGGGTACGACGTGGACTCCGGCCGCCACCGAGCCGCCCGGGGTCAGCGGTGGCGGGACGGTCGCGGTGGGCGCGGACGGCAGCCGTACCGTGTGGGCGCCCGGCGGTGCTCCGGTGAGCTGGTCCGCCGACGGCGGCGCGACGTGGACGGCCGCGGCGGGCGTGCCGCAGGGCGCGACCGTCGAGTCCGACCGGGTCGACCCGGCCCGCTTCTACGCGGTGGCGGGCGGAGTGTTCTACGCCAGCGCGGACGGCGGTGCGACGTTCGCGGCCACGCCCGCAACGGGCCTGCCGGCCGAGGGCAACGTGCGCTTCAAGGCGCTGCCCGGCAAGGCCGGTGACGTCTGGCTGGCTGGCGGCAACGCGACGAGCGGCGTCTACGGCCTGTGGCACTCCACCGACGGGGGCGCGTCCTTCACCCGACTGTCCAACGTAGACGAGGCCGACGCTGTCGGCTTTGGCAAGGGCGGAAACATCTTCATCACCGCGAAGGTCCGCGGCGTCCGCGGCATCTTCCGCTCGGCCGACGCCGGCCGGCGCTGGCAGCGCATCAACGACGACCGCCACCAGTACGCCTGGACCGGCGCCGCCATCACCGGCGACCCCCGCGTGTACGGCCGCGTGTACCTGGCCACCAACGGAAGGGGATCATCTACGGCGAGCCGTAGGATGTATCTTTGTCGGTTGAACAACAAAAAAGAGGGCAGCGAAAACTGA